A stretch of DNA from Kiritimatiellia bacterium:
ACTACGCGTGCGACGAGGGCGAGATCCGGATCGGGGGCGAACGGGTGAACCTCGCCTCGCCCCGCGAGGCCGTCCGGCGCGGCGTCCGGATGATCCACCAGCATTTCGCGCTGGTCCCCTCGCTGTCGGTGCTGGAGAACGTCGCCGTCGGCCAGGAGGACCACCGGCTCGGGTTCCTGGACTGGAAGACCGCGCGGGAGCGCCTGCTGGAACTGGAGCGGCGGTTCGGCCTGGCGCTCGATCCGGACGCGAAGGTCTGGACCCTCTCCGTCGGCGAGCAGCAGAAGGTCGAGATCCTCAAGGCCCTCTACCGCGACTGCCGGGTGCTCATCATGGATGAGCCGACCGCGGTGCTGGTCCCTTCCGAAGTGAAGGAATTGTTCACCATGCTCCGGGCCTTCTCGGCCCAGGGGAACGGCGTGGTGTTCATTTCCCACAAGCTCCACGAGGTCATGGAGATTTCCGACCGGATCGTCGTGCTGCGCAACGGCGAGGTGATGGCGGAGAAACCGGCGCGCGACACGAGCGCGCGCGAACTGGCCGGCCTGATGGTCGGGCGCGACGTGCTCAACGATAACCGGCGAAAGCGGCGATCACCGGGCCGGCCGGTGCTGGAGATCTCCGGCCTCTCGGCGTCGAACGACAAGGGGCTGCCCGCCGTCCGGGATCTGGACCTGACGGTCCACGAGGGCGAGGTCCTCGGCCTCGCGGGCGTCTCCGGCAACGGGCAGCGCGAGCTGGCCGAGGTGCTCTTCGGCCTCCGGCCACCCGAGGCCGGGTTGGTCTCCATCGGCGGCCGGCCTGTTGCGCCCGGCCGCCCGCCGGCCGTCATGGCCGCGGGCGTCGCGCGCATCCCCGAGGACCGCATCGCGACGGGCCTGATGATGGACCTGTCGATCGCGGACAACCTGATCCTGGAAAACCGGCGCTCGGCGGAGTTCCGAAGCCGGGGCCTCATGGATCACGGGCGGGTCCGCGAGCACGGCCGGCGGCTGATCGCGCAGTTCGGGATCAAGGCCGCCGGGCCGGACGCCGCCGCCAAGACCCTCTCCGGCGGGAATCTCCAGAAGGTGATCCTGGCCCGCGAGCTGTCGGACGGGCCGCGGCTGATC
This window harbors:
- a CDS encoding ABC transporter ATP-binding protein: MPSLTPPLIEMRGITKRFLGVPANRDIRFRLFPGEVCALLGENGAGKTTLMNILFGYYACDEGEIRIGGERVNLASPREAVRRGVRMIHQHFALVPSLSVLENVAVGQEDHRLGFLDWKTARERLLELERRFGLALDPDAKVWTLSVGEQQKVEILKALYRDCRVLIMDEPTAVLVPSEVKELFTMLRAFSAQGNGVVFISHKLHEVMEISDRIVVLRNGEVMAEKPARDTSARELAGLMVGRDVLNDNRRKRRSPGRPVLEISGLSASNDKGLPAVRDLDLTVHEGEVLGLAGVSGNGQRELAEVLFGLRPPEAGLVSIGGRPVAPGRPPAVMAAGVARIPEDRIATGLMMDLSIADNLILENRRSAEFRSRGLMDHGRVREHGRRLIAQFGIKAAGPDAAAKTLSGGNLQKVILARELSDGPRLIVAAQPTRGLDVGAAEFIRGRMLEECERGAGVLLISEDLDEILSVSDRVAVMYEGRVVGLRPVGDVTREQIGLWMSGVVQ